Proteins encoded by one window of Cinclus cinclus chromosome 14, bCinCin1.1, whole genome shotgun sequence:
- the LOC134049552 gene encoding core histone macro-H2A.1 isoform X4, giving the protein MSSRGGKKKSTKTSRSAKAGVIFPVGRMLRYIKKGHPKYRIGVGAPVYMAAVLEYLTAEILELAGNAARDNKKGRVTPRHILLAVANDEELNQLLKGVTIASGGVLPNIHPELLAKKRGSKGKLEAIITPPPAKKAKSPSQKKTVSKKTGGKKGARKSKKKQGEVSKSASADSTTEGTPADGFTVLSTKSLFLGQKVAQQAGQLPSKAARCTHETVSFLGPPVGVRDQDQGALWKRKVARSLWRPSLSSAKRTGHWT; this is encoded by the exons ATGTCCAGCAGGGGTGGAAAGAAGAAGTCAACCAAGACTTCCCGCTCTGCAAAGGCTGGGGTCATATTCCCTGTTGGAAGAATGCTCCGGTACATTAAGAAGGGCCACCCAAAGTACAGAATTGGTGTTGGTGCTCCTGTGTACATGGCTGCTGTACTGGAATATCTAACTG CGGAAATTCTGGAATTGGCTGGAAATGCAGCAAGGGACAACAAGAAGGGTCGAGTCACTCCTAGACACATCCTGTTGGCTGTAGCAAATGATGAAGAATTAAATCAG CTATTGAAAGGGGTCACCATAGCCAGTGGTGGAGTGTTACCCAATATTCACCCTGAGCTGTTGGCAAAGAAGCGGGGATCAAAAGGAAAACTGGAAGCCATCATCACTCCACCCCCAGCAAAGAAGGCAAAGTCtccatcacagaaaaaaactgtATCAAAGAAAACAGGCGGCAAGAAAGGAGCAAGGAAATCCAAG AAGAAGCAGGGAGAAGTGAGCAAATCAGCCAGTGCTGACAGTACAACAGAGGGAACTCCTGCAGATGGTTTCACAGTCCTGTCCACCAAAAGCCTGTTTCTTGGCCAGAAG GTGGCTCAACAAGCTGGGCAGTTACCAAGTAAAGCAGCCCGCTGCACTCACGAGACTGTTTCATTCCTGGGGCCACCTGTTGGGGTCAGGGACCAAGATCAG GGAGCACTTTGGAAAAGAAAGGTGGCAAGGAGTTTGTGGAGGCCGTCATTGAGCTCCGCAAAAAGAACGGGCCATTGGACATAG